From a region of the Rathayibacter sp. VKM Ac-2804 genome:
- the menD gene encoding 2-succinyl-5-enolpyruvyl-6-hydroxy-3-cyclohexene-1-carboxylic-acid synthase, translated as MPDAAPVAPSTRSAVDLLSRFVALGVRDVVVSPGSRSQALALVAAELETRGGIRLHVRIDERSAGFLALGLALETGVPALLITTSGTATANLHPAVLEADASDVPMIVLTADRPGELRGIRSNQTTDQVELFGRAVRLFEDVAAPDALSTAESACALADRAYAAALRPGGPVHLNLAFRDPLSSRLPAFDVPAAGSAAPAPDDVVVAPETITAGPLEPLTVVIAGDKAGAEAEALARAGDWPLLAEVSSGARFGPQLVVAWRRLLAEPEFGGRVRRAIVLGHPTLSREVPELLRREDVEVIVVDRGRREFYNPGRRARSVRALAVVRPEGSPRPERSERAWAGTWVSASRALLADADPDAIPEAPDGGSMSIEDRRGYARNALTAIRAALTREFVVAAVWRVTWPHDRLLFGASRLIRVADGSLPGKRITVHSNRGLAGIDGTVSTALGIAVASQSGDAGSGGATRVVLGDLTLLHEAGGLLLAPGERRPRVQLVVVNDGGGTIFDGLEVATSSAPDAFDRVQFTPQTVDIAALARAYGWSHRLVATRGELEQALTSPGEGPGIVEIALER; from the coding sequence ATGCCTGACGCGGCTCCGGTCGCCCCCTCCACCCGTTCCGCGGTCGACCTCCTCTCCCGCTTCGTCGCGCTCGGAGTCCGCGACGTCGTCGTCTCTCCCGGCTCCCGCTCGCAGGCGCTCGCCCTCGTCGCGGCCGAGCTCGAGACCCGCGGCGGCATCCGTCTGCACGTCCGCATCGATGAGCGCTCGGCCGGGTTCCTCGCCCTCGGGCTCGCTCTCGAGACCGGTGTGCCCGCACTCCTGATCACCACCTCCGGCACCGCGACCGCGAACCTCCACCCCGCCGTGCTCGAGGCCGACGCGTCCGACGTGCCGATGATCGTGCTCACCGCCGATCGTCCCGGCGAGCTGCGCGGCATCCGCTCCAACCAGACCACCGACCAGGTCGAGCTGTTCGGCCGGGCCGTCCGCCTCTTCGAGGACGTCGCCGCGCCCGACGCGCTGTCGACGGCGGAGTCGGCCTGCGCGCTCGCCGACCGCGCCTACGCGGCCGCGCTGCGTCCCGGCGGTCCCGTGCACCTCAACCTGGCCTTCCGCGACCCGCTGTCCTCGCGCCTCCCGGCCTTCGACGTGCCGGCCGCGGGATCCGCCGCACCTGCACCGGACGACGTCGTCGTCGCTCCGGAGACGATCACGGCCGGACCGCTCGAGCCCCTCACCGTCGTCATCGCCGGCGACAAGGCGGGAGCCGAGGCCGAGGCTCTCGCCCGCGCCGGCGACTGGCCGCTGCTCGCCGAGGTCTCCTCGGGCGCCCGCTTCGGGCCGCAGCTGGTCGTCGCCTGGCGCCGGCTCCTCGCCGAGCCCGAGTTCGGCGGCCGGGTGCGTCGCGCGATCGTCCTCGGTCACCCCACGCTGTCCCGCGAGGTCCCGGAGCTCCTGCGCCGCGAGGACGTCGAGGTGATCGTCGTCGACCGCGGACGCCGCGAGTTCTACAACCCCGGCCGTCGCGCGCGCAGCGTCCGCGCCCTCGCGGTCGTCCGCCCCGAGGGCTCTCCGCGTCCCGAGCGGTCCGAGCGCGCCTGGGCCGGCACCTGGGTGTCGGCGAGCCGAGCGCTCCTGGCCGACGCCGATCCGGACGCGATCCCCGAGGCGCCCGACGGCGGCTCGATGTCGATCGAGGACCGCCGCGGCTACGCCCGCAACGCCCTCACCGCGATCCGCGCAGCGCTCACCCGCGAGTTCGTCGTCGCGGCGGTCTGGCGCGTCACCTGGCCGCACGACCGCCTGCTCTTCGGCGCCTCGCGCCTCATCCGCGTCGCGGACGGCTCGCTGCCCGGCAAGCGGATCACCGTCCACTCCAACCGCGGGCTCGCCGGCATCGACGGCACGGTCTCGACCGCGCTCGGCATCGCCGTCGCCTCGCAGTCCGGCGACGCGGGCTCGGGCGGCGCCACCCGCGTCGTCCTCGGCGACCTCACCCTCCTGCACGAGGCGGGCGGACTGCTGCTCGCCCCGGGCGAGCGCCGGCCCCGGGTGCAGCTGGTCGTGGTGAACGACGGCGGCGGCACCATCTTCGACGGCCTCGAGGTCGCGACCAGTTCGGCGCCCGACGCCTTCGACCGCGTGCAGTTCACGCCGCAGACCGTCGACATCGCCGCGCTGGCGAGGGCCTACGGCTGGTCGCACCGCCTCGTCGCCACCCGCGGCGAGCTGGAGCAGGCCCTCACCTCGCCCGGCGAGGGCCCCGGCATCGTCGAGATCGCGCTCGAGCGCTAG
- a CDS encoding 1,4-dihydroxy-2-naphthoate polyprenyltransferase has product MSSSSRKKKPSAKPRSGRPGGDPRRVVVEPAGPREWIAGARLRTLPLAIAPVLIGTGATQVTDEGWHWVRALLCLVVSLALQIGVNYANDYSDGIRGTDANRVGPSRLTGSGAAKPRAVLTVALVFFGIAGVAGLVLTVLSGFWWFLIIGAAAIAAAWFYTGGRRPYGYLGLGELFVFVFFGLVATVGTTFVQIGRANQESWLGAVAAGLFACAVLMVNNIRDIPTDRLSGKRTLAVVVGPTIARAMYSAFVLVPFGIAVVLALFYPLAWLTLFVLLAVLPAILITLTARTAKELILALQLTSLSGLAYAAILGAALAF; this is encoded by the coding sequence GTGTCGAGTTCGAGTCGCAAGAAGAAGCCGTCGGCGAAGCCCCGGAGCGGTCGCCCCGGCGGCGACCCCCGCCGCGTCGTCGTCGAGCCCGCCGGCCCGCGCGAGTGGATCGCCGGAGCGCGGCTGCGGACCCTCCCGCTCGCCATCGCCCCCGTCCTGATCGGCACCGGGGCCACCCAGGTGACGGACGAGGGCTGGCACTGGGTGCGCGCCCTGCTCTGCCTCGTCGTCTCGCTCGCGCTGCAGATCGGCGTCAACTACGCCAACGACTACTCCGACGGCATCCGCGGCACGGACGCGAACCGCGTCGGCCCCTCCCGCCTCACCGGATCCGGAGCCGCGAAGCCCCGCGCCGTCCTCACGGTCGCGCTGGTCTTCTTCGGCATCGCGGGCGTCGCGGGCCTCGTGCTCACGGTGCTGTCCGGCTTCTGGTGGTTCCTGATCATCGGGGCCGCCGCGATCGCCGCCGCCTGGTTCTACACCGGCGGCCGGCGTCCCTACGGGTACCTCGGCCTCGGCGAGCTCTTCGTCTTCGTCTTCTTCGGACTCGTCGCCACCGTCGGCACCACGTTCGTGCAGATCGGCCGCGCGAACCAGGAGTCCTGGCTCGGCGCCGTCGCCGCGGGCCTGTTCGCCTGCGCGGTGCTGATGGTCAACAACATCCGCGACATCCCGACGGACCGCCTCTCCGGCAAGCGGACCCTCGCGGTCGTCGTCGGTCCGACCATCGCGCGGGCGATGTACAGCGCCTTCGTGCTGGTGCCGTTCGGCATCGCGGTGGTGCTCGCGCTGTTCTACCCGCTGGCCTGGCTCACGCTCTTCGTCCTGCTGGCGGTCCTGCCGGCCATCCTCATCACGCTGACCGCGCGCACGGCGAAGGAGCTCATCCTCGCCCTGCAGCTGACCAGCCTGAGCGGCCTCGCCTACGCCGCGATCCTCGGCGCAGCCCTCGCCTTCTGA
- a CDS encoding polyprenyl synthetase family protein → MNASAPVARRSPSLTAQLGLSERIFSTAPDRALARSIDDGLERVEAGMVQQLSFADAVADVSTRYLLEAGGKRVRPMLTLLTAQLGRGNTPEVLSAAQAIEITHLGSLYHDDVMDEAEKRRGVPSAQTVWGNNVAILTGDLLFARANQLMTELGERAIRLQTDTFERLVLGQLHETVGPGEGEDPVEHYLGVLADKTGSLIAAAARTGVVFSEAPAPFEEAVRVFGEKIGVAFQIVDDVIDLSPQPEETGKNPGTDIRAGVSTLPILRLRERASTDRDAAVLLARIESYVSRTNDAIAHTDEQSADISDAIAQLRDHPVTAQTLAEAHRWADEAVAALSPLPDGPVRKALTRFADTVVDRNG, encoded by the coding sequence GTGAACGCCAGTGCGCCCGTCGCCCGCCGCAGTCCGTCTCTGACGGCGCAGCTCGGCCTCTCCGAGCGCATCTTCTCGACCGCGCCGGACCGCGCCCTCGCCCGCAGCATCGACGACGGGCTCGAACGGGTCGAGGCCGGCATGGTCCAGCAGCTCTCGTTCGCGGACGCGGTCGCGGACGTGTCGACGCGCTACCTGCTCGAGGCCGGCGGCAAGCGGGTGCGGCCGATGCTCACCCTGCTCACGGCGCAGCTCGGCCGGGGCAACACCCCCGAGGTGCTCAGCGCCGCGCAGGCCATCGAGATCACCCACCTCGGCTCGCTGTACCACGACGACGTCATGGACGAGGCGGAGAAGCGCCGCGGCGTGCCCTCGGCGCAGACCGTCTGGGGCAACAACGTCGCGATCCTCACCGGCGACCTGCTCTTCGCGCGGGCGAACCAGCTGATGACCGAGCTCGGCGAGCGCGCGATCCGCCTGCAGACCGACACCTTCGAGCGCCTCGTGCTCGGCCAGCTGCACGAGACCGTCGGCCCGGGTGAGGGCGAGGACCCGGTCGAGCACTACCTCGGGGTCCTGGCGGACAAGACCGGCTCGCTGATCGCCGCCGCCGCGCGCACCGGCGTCGTCTTCTCCGAGGCGCCCGCTCCCTTCGAGGAGGCGGTGCGCGTCTTCGGCGAGAAGATCGGCGTCGCCTTCCAGATCGTCGACGACGTCATCGACCTGTCGCCGCAGCCGGAGGAGACAGGCAAGAACCCGGGCACCGACATCCGCGCCGGCGTCTCGACGCTGCCGATCCTGCGTCTGCGCGAGCGGGCCTCGACCGACCGCGATGCGGCCGTCCTGCTCGCGCGCATCGAGAGCTACGTCAGCCGCACCAACGACGCGATCGCGCACACCGACGAGCAGAGCGCCGACATCTCCGACGCCATCGCGCAGCTGCGCGACCACCCCGTGACGGCGCAGACCCTCGCCGAGGCCCACCGCTGGGCCGACGAGGCCGTCGCCGCCCTCTCTCCGCTGCCCGACGGGCCGGTCCGCAAGGCGCTCACGCGCTTCGCGGACACGGTCGTCGACCGCAACGGCTGA
- a CDS encoding isochorismate synthase, which yields MTSTGAGAPPLHAETTPLDGPQELLPRVDPRRPLLWQRGGAGLAGLGEALRLEFSGPDRIREASAAWRELSASAVVADPLGVPGTGLVAFGAFAFSSRSSARSVLIVPRVVIGSRGGRSWLTRIGTADRSTASPRVPDSVSYGDEYRLPLLPGAMTPDAYRAAVASAVGTIRSGALEKVVLARDLQGRLPRDADRRRLLRDLADGYPDCWTFSVDGFLGASPETLVGVDHGAITARVLAGTSARGGDAEEDAAIARALLASAKDRSEHAFAIASLLRELRPHTGSLSTTPEPFALELPNLWHLATDVRGTLDDGSTALDLVDALHPTAAVAGTPTDRALDLLEELEPFDRGRYAGPVGWIDGNGDGEWAVGLRSAQVSADGAVTAWAGAGIVADSDPDAELAETGMKFRPILDALG from the coding sequence GTGACATCGACCGGGGCCGGGGCTCCTCCCCTCCACGCCGAGACGACTCCGCTCGACGGCCCGCAGGAGCTGCTCCCCCGCGTGGATCCGCGGCGTCCGCTGCTCTGGCAGCGTGGCGGGGCCGGCCTGGCCGGGCTCGGCGAGGCGCTGCGGCTCGAGTTCTCCGGCCCGGACCGCATCCGTGAGGCCTCGGCCGCGTGGCGCGAACTGTCGGCCTCGGCCGTCGTCGCGGATCCGCTCGGCGTCCCCGGCACGGGGCTCGTGGCCTTCGGCGCCTTCGCGTTCTCGAGCCGGTCGAGCGCCCGCAGCGTCCTCATCGTCCCCCGCGTCGTGATCGGCTCCCGCGGCGGACGGTCCTGGCTGACCCGCATCGGCACCGCCGACCGGTCGACGGCTTCGCCGCGCGTCCCCGACTCGGTTTCGTACGGCGACGAGTACCGGCTCCCCCTCCTCCCCGGTGCGATGACGCCCGACGCCTACCGCGCCGCCGTCGCGTCGGCCGTCGGCACGATCCGCTCGGGCGCGCTCGAGAAGGTCGTGCTCGCCCGCGATCTGCAGGGACGGCTCCCCCGCGACGCCGACCGCCGCCGCCTGCTGCGCGATCTCGCCGACGGCTACCCCGACTGCTGGACCTTCTCGGTCGACGGCTTCCTCGGCGCCAGCCCGGAGACACTGGTCGGCGTGGACCACGGCGCGATCACGGCGCGCGTCCTCGCCGGTACCAGCGCTCGCGGCGGCGACGCGGAGGAGGACGCCGCGATCGCGCGCGCACTCCTCGCCAGCGCGAAGGACCGCTCCGAGCACGCCTTCGCGATCGCCAGCCTCCTCCGCGAGCTGCGCCCGCACACCGGCTCGCTCTCCACCACCCCCGAGCCCTTCGCGCTCGAGCTGCCGAACCTGTGGCACCTCGCGACCGACGTGCGCGGCACGCTCGACGACGGCTCCACCGCGCTCGACCTCGTCGACGCCCTGCACCCGACGGCGGCCGTCGCCGGCACCCCGACCGATCGGGCGCTGGATCTGCTCGAGGAGCTCGAGCCGTTCGACCGCGGCCGCTACGCCGGTCCGGTGGGCTGGATCGACGGCAACGGCGACGGCGAGTGGGCCGTGGGGCTGCGCAGCGCCCAGGTCTCGGCCGACGGCGCCGTCACCGCGTGGGCAGGCGCGGGCATCGTCGCCGACAGCGACCCGGACGCGGAGCTCGCGGAGACCGGGATGAAGTTCCGCCCGATCCTCGACGCGCTGGGCTGA
- the ubiE gene encoding bifunctional demethylmenaquinone methyltransferase/2-methoxy-6-polyprenyl-1,4-benzoquinol methylase UbiE yields the protein MIVTKADLTKRPDEVAAMFDTVAPAYDLTNTVLSVGNDHLWRIATTRAVNPAPGERILDVAAGTGTSSASLARSGAQVVAADFSRGMISVGRRRHAENELIEFVLADAMKLPFEDESFDAVTISFGLRNVAEPRTALAEFFRVVKPGGRVVICEFSTPPLKPLAAAYDFYLTKVMPVIVGLASSNDPAYDYLGDSIRAWPEQKVVAGWLRAAGFERVAYRDLTAGIVALHRGVKPIAAT from the coding sequence ATGATCGTGACAAAGGCAGACCTCACCAAGCGGCCCGACGAGGTCGCTGCCATGTTCGACACGGTGGCGCCCGCCTACGACCTGACGAACACCGTCCTGTCCGTCGGCAACGACCACCTCTGGCGGATCGCCACGACCCGCGCCGTCAACCCGGCGCCGGGCGAGCGGATCCTCGACGTCGCGGCCGGCACCGGCACCTCGAGCGCCTCGCTCGCGCGCTCGGGGGCGCAGGTCGTCGCGGCCGACTTCTCCCGCGGGATGATCTCGGTCGGCCGTCGCCGGCACGCCGAGAACGAGCTCATCGAGTTCGTCCTGGCCGACGCCATGAAGCTCCCCTTCGAGGACGAGTCCTTCGACGCGGTCACCATCTCCTTCGGCCTGCGCAACGTCGCCGAGCCGCGGACGGCGCTCGCCGAGTTCTTCCGCGTCGTGAAGCCCGGTGGCCGTGTCGTGATCTGCGAGTTCTCGACCCCGCCGCTGAAGCCCCTCGCCGCCGCCTACGACTTCTACCTGACGAAGGTCATGCCCGTGATCGTCGGCCTCGCCTCCTCGAACGACCCGGCGTACGACTATCTCGGCGACTCCATCCGCGCCTGGCCCGAGCAGAAGGTCGTGGCCGGCTGGCTCCGCGCCGCCGGCTTCGAGCGCGTCGCCTACCGCGACCTCACCGCCGGCATCGTGGCCCTGCACCGCGGGGTCAAGCCGATCGCGGCGACCTGA
- a CDS encoding PLD nuclease N-terminal domain-containing protein encodes MIRLFIGLLVALAVFTVYTVIDVALSNRHAVRAIPKWSWVLVVLLLPIIGAGLWFWIGRPRKQRSDDRRFTAPDDDPDFLGTLRRERDPEKEREQAERIAQLERDLADLDDSGESDGTGRRDA; translated from the coding sequence ATGATCCGCCTGTTCATCGGCCTGCTCGTGGCCCTCGCCGTCTTCACGGTCTACACCGTGATCGACGTCGCCCTGAGCAACCGCCACGCGGTGCGCGCGATCCCCAAGTGGTCGTGGGTCCTCGTGGTCCTCCTCCTGCCGATCATCGGCGCCGGCCTCTGGTTCTGGATCGGCCGCCCGCGCAAGCAGCGCTCCGACGACCGCCGCTTCACGGCCCCGGACGACGACCCCGACTTCCTCGGCACCCTCCGCCGCGAGCGCGACCCCGAGAAGGAGCGCGAGCAGGCCGAGCGCATCGCCCAGCTCGAGCGCGACCTCGCCGATCTCGACGACTCCGGCGAGTCGGACGGCACCGGCCGTCGGGATGCCTGA
- a CDS encoding FAD-dependent oxidoreductase has protein sequence MTKLRLAIVGAGPAGIYAADLMIKAEKKYDVSIDLFEHLPAPYGLVRYGVAPDHPRIKGIITALREVLDRGDIRIFGNVHFGTDITLEDLKRHYNAVIFSTGAIRDAPLDVPGVELEGSYGAADFVSWFDGHPDVPRTWPLEASSVAVIGNGNVALDVSRMLAKHAEDLLPTEVPPNVYDALAASPVTDVHVFGRRGPAQVKFTPLELRELGELRDVDMIVADEDFVLDPASQAAIDTNKQVMVINRVLNQWRTREVGSASRRLHLHFWAKPLELVDDGTGRVSAIRYERTEPDGEGGTRGTGEIREIAVQAVYRAVGYFGSPLDGLPFDEMRGVIPNREGQVLDDHDEPVHGVYATGWIKRGPVGLIGHTKSDAMETVGHVLNDQASWWTPAHPEESAVVALLEERGVAYTDLDGWHRLDEHEQALGAPQGRVRVKVVPREDMISISRGETVSS, from the coding sequence ATGACCAAGCTCAGGCTGGCCATCGTCGGCGCGGGTCCCGCGGGCATCTACGCCGCCGACCTCATGATCAAGGCCGAGAAGAAGTACGACGTCTCGATCGATCTGTTCGAGCACCTGCCGGCGCCCTACGGCCTCGTCCGCTACGGCGTCGCACCGGACCACCCGCGGATCAAGGGCATCATCACGGCGCTCCGCGAGGTGCTCGACCGCGGCGACATCCGGATCTTCGGCAACGTGCACTTCGGCACCGACATCACGCTCGAGGACCTCAAGCGGCACTACAACGCGGTCATCTTCTCGACCGGGGCGATCCGCGACGCCCCGCTCGACGTCCCCGGCGTCGAGCTCGAGGGCTCGTACGGCGCCGCCGACTTCGTCAGCTGGTTCGACGGCCACCCCGACGTGCCGCGCACCTGGCCGCTCGAGGCCTCCTCCGTCGCCGTCATCGGCAACGGCAACGTGGCGCTCGACGTCTCGCGGATGCTCGCCAAGCACGCCGAGGACCTCCTGCCCACCGAGGTGCCGCCGAACGTCTACGACGCGCTGGCCGCCTCGCCCGTCACCGACGTGCACGTCTTCGGCCGCCGCGGCCCGGCGCAGGTCAAGTTCACCCCGCTCGAGCTGCGCGAGCTCGGCGAGCTGCGCGACGTCGACATGATCGTCGCCGACGAGGACTTCGTGCTCGACCCCGCCTCGCAGGCGGCCATCGACACCAACAAGCAGGTCATGGTGATCAACCGGGTGCTGAACCAGTGGCGCACCCGCGAGGTCGGCTCGGCCTCGCGCCGCCTGCACCTGCACTTCTGGGCCAAGCCGCTCGAGCTCGTCGACGACGGCACCGGCCGCGTGTCGGCCATCCGCTACGAGCGCACCGAGCCGGACGGCGAGGGCGGCACCCGCGGCACCGGCGAGATCCGCGAGATCGCTGTCCAGGCCGTCTACCGCGCCGTCGGCTACTTCGGCTCCCCGCTGGACGGCCTGCCGTTCGACGAGATGCGCGGTGTGATCCCGAACCGCGAGGGCCAGGTGCTCGACGACCACGACGAGCCGGTGCACGGCGTCTACGCCACGGGCTGGATCAAGCGCGGACCGGTCGGCCTCATCGGCCACACCAAGTCGGATGCGATGGAGACCGTCGGGCACGTGCTCAACGACCAGGCGTCCTGGTGGACCCCGGCTCACCCCGAGGAGTCGGCGGTCGTCGCCCTGCTCGAGGAGCGCGGCGTCGCCTACACCGACCTCGACGGCTGGCACCGCCTCGACGAGCACGAGCAGGCGCTCGGCGCTCCGCAGGGCCGCGTCCGCGTCAAGGTCGTCCCGCGCGAGGACATGATATCGATCTCGCGCGGCGAGACCGTCTCGAGCTGA
- a CDS encoding DUF4229 domain-containing protein — MKLSRAVVVYSLLRLAMFAGVFVLVYLPARSFVDSELTAAVTAGFVAAIASMSLSYIVLRKPRERIAEAIYQRRKDVPRTPTDDDIEDAAVDAARDGRPGA, encoded by the coding sequence GTGAAACTGAGCCGCGCGGTCGTCGTCTACTCGCTCCTGCGTCTGGCCATGTTCGCCGGCGTCTTCGTGCTGGTGTACCTGCCGGCGCGCTCCTTCGTCGACTCCGAGCTGACCGCGGCCGTGACCGCCGGCTTCGTCGCCGCCATCGCGAGCATGTCGCTCTCCTACATCGTGCTGCGCAAGCCCCGCGAGCGCATCGCCGAGGCGATCTACCAGCGCCGCAAGGACGTCCCGCGCACGCCGACCGACGACGACATCGAGGACGCCGCGGTCGACGCGGCCCGCGACGGGCGCCCCGGCGCCTGA
- a CDS encoding excinuclease ABC subunit UvrA → MTPSTLGEAGPRDAGPHDVIRVRGARQNNLRGVDVDIPKRRITVFTGVSGSGKSSLVFGTIAAESQRLINETYSAFLQQFMGSPARPDVESLDGLSATIVVDQERMGANGRSTVGTATDAYTMLRILFSRIGDPHVGTSGAFSFNLPEGMCPRCEGTGRVSDIDLDALLDRSKSLEGGALDAIPNFVVGGWYWKSLAESGLYPADVPIAEFTPEQLDDFLYKPATKMPIAGINMTYEGLVVKVTRLYLAKEAAQAHIRAFAERVATFGACPECGGARLTRAALSSLIGGRNIAECSSMQATDLAEWLRGVRDPSVAPIVEALLGTLDSLVQVGLGYLSLDRESGTLSGGEAQRVKMVRHLGSSLTDITYVFDEPTAGLHPHDVSRVIELLRRLRDKGNTVLVVEHKPEIIAVADHVIDLGPRAGSHGGEIRFEGSVAALRESDTLTGRHLDHRVPLKSEVRRRTGVAEIRGASMHNLRGVDVDVPLGVLTVVTGVAGSGKSSLIHGSLAERPGVIVADQSPIRGSRRSNPATYTGVLDAIRTAFAKENGVKAALFSANSAGACPVCKGAGLIFTELGPAATVSSVCEECEGKRFTAEVLEYRLRGRNIHEVLSMPIVDAAAFFGSGPAHTILARLVDVGLGYLTLGQPLNTLSGGERQRLKLAINMASKGSVYLLDEPTTGLHLADVDNLLGLLDRLVDSGSTVIVIEHHQALMAHADWIIDVGPGAGHDGGTIVFEGTPADLVAGAQTRTGDALRAYTA, encoded by the coding sequence ATGACCCCCTCGACCCTCGGAGAGGCGGGGCCGCGCGACGCGGGCCCGCACGACGTGATCCGGGTGCGCGGCGCCCGCCAGAACAACCTGCGCGGGGTCGACGTCGACATCCCGAAGCGGCGGATCACCGTCTTCACGGGTGTCTCGGGCTCCGGCAAGTCCTCCCTCGTGTTCGGGACGATCGCGGCCGAGTCGCAGCGGCTGATCAACGAGACCTACTCCGCCTTCCTGCAGCAGTTCATGGGCTCGCCGGCCCGGCCGGACGTCGAGTCGCTCGACGGGCTGTCGGCGACGATCGTCGTCGACCAGGAGCGGATGGGGGCGAACGGCCGCTCGACCGTCGGCACGGCGACCGACGCCTACACGATGCTCCGCATCCTCTTCAGTCGGATCGGCGATCCGCACGTGGGGACCAGCGGCGCCTTCTCGTTCAACCTGCCCGAGGGCATGTGCCCGCGCTGCGAGGGCACCGGCCGAGTCTCGGACATCGACCTCGACGCGCTGCTCGACCGCTCGAAGTCGCTCGAGGGCGGTGCGCTCGACGCGATCCCGAACTTCGTCGTCGGCGGCTGGTACTGGAAGAGCCTCGCCGAATCGGGGCTCTATCCCGCGGACGTGCCGATCGCCGAGTTCACCCCCGAGCAGCTCGACGACTTCCTCTACAAGCCGGCCACCAAGATGCCGATCGCCGGCATCAACATGACCTACGAGGGCCTGGTGGTGAAGGTCACGCGCCTCTACCTCGCGAAGGAGGCCGCGCAGGCGCACATCCGCGCCTTCGCCGAGCGGGTGGCCACCTTCGGCGCCTGCCCGGAATGCGGGGGAGCCCGGCTCACCCGCGCGGCGCTCTCCTCGCTGATCGGCGGCCGGAACATCGCCGAGTGCTCGTCGATGCAGGCGACCGATCTCGCGGAGTGGCTGCGCGGCGTGCGCGACCCCTCCGTCGCCCCGATCGTCGAGGCGCTGCTGGGCACGCTTGACTCGCTGGTGCAGGTCGGGCTCGGCTACCTCTCGCTCGACCGCGAGTCGGGCACGCTCTCCGGCGGCGAAGCTCAGCGGGTGAAGATGGTGCGGCACCTCGGGTCGAGCCTCACCGACATCACCTACGTCTTCGACGAGCCGACGGCGGGGCTCCATCCCCACGACGTCTCGCGGGTGATCGAGCTGCTGCGGCGGCTCCGCGACAAGGGCAACACCGTGCTCGTCGTCGAGCACAAGCCGGAGATCATCGCGGTCGCCGACCACGTCATCGACCTCGGTCCGCGGGCGGGCTCGCACGGCGGCGAGATCCGCTTCGAGGGGTCGGTCGCGGCGCTGCGCGAGTCCGACACCCTCACCGGCCGCCACCTCGACCACCGGGTGCCGCTCAAGAGCGAGGTGCGGCGGCGCACGGGGGTCGCCGAGATCCGCGGCGCCTCGATGCACAACCTGCGCGGGGTCGACGTCGACGTCCCGCTCGGCGTGCTGACCGTCGTCACGGGCGTCGCCGGCTCGGGCAAGTCCTCGCTCATCCACGGCTCGCTGGCCGAGCGGCCGGGGGTGATCGTCGCCGACCAGTCGCCGATCCGCGGCTCGCGGCGCAGCAACCCCGCCACCTACACCGGCGTGCTCGATGCGATCAGGACCGCCTTCGCGAAGGAGAACGGCGTCAAGGCCGCCCTGTTCAGCGCCAACTCCGCGGGTGCCTGCCCGGTCTGCAAGGGCGCCGGGCTGATCTTCACCGAGCTCGGCCCGGCGGCGACCGTCTCGTCGGTCTGCGAGGAGTGCGAGGGCAAGCGGTTCACCGCCGAGGTGCTCGAGTACCGGCTCCGCGGGAGGAACATCCACGAGGTGCTCTCGATGCCGATCGTCGACGCGGCGGCGTTCTTCGGATCCGGGCCGGCGCACACGATCCTGGCCCGCCTCGTCGACGTCGGGCTCGGCTACCTCACCCTCGGCCAGCCGCTGAACACGCTGTCCGGCGGCGAGAGGCAGCGGTTGAAGCTCGCGATCAACATGGCCTCGAAGGGCTCGGTCTACCTCCTCGACGAGCCGACGACGGGCCTGCACCTCGCCGACGTCGACAACCTGCTCGGCCTGCTGGACCGCCTCGTCGACTCCGGCTCGACGGTGATCGTGATCGAGCACCACCAGGCGCTGATGGCGCACGCCGACTGGATCATCGACGTCGGCCCCGGCGCGGGGCACGACGGCGGGACCATCGTGTTCGAGGGGACGCCGGCGGACCTCGTCGCCGGCGCGCAGACACGCACCGGCGACGCGCTGCGGGCCTACACGGCCTGA